Proteins encoded by one window of Bacillus rossius redtenbacheri isolate Brsri chromosome 3, Brsri_v3, whole genome shotgun sequence:
- the LOC134530640 gene encoding protein SERAC1 isoform X5, with amino-acid sequence MLRDERADKRTWYVASYVSLLLRLVATAYYAWLRNQRLLLDGFRRQLVPAISSLSAVTNPSSRVLRMMRLRAKGSCDRHAQRPGSERQSPEKSVTCNVLHDPGTPIRADIIFIHGLHGSLEKTWKQGLWDPAVVQPVPLERQQPPGDEHAGPRTLMLDVQGQETRLASLMNDLSRQSASLATEEHGPSAYSPCWPRDWLPLDCPGVRVIALNYTTDPFLWRPLWVTKRVRSGMLERSREMMSHLREIGVGNNPIIWVGHSKGGVFVKQIIIDAFESSEGEVSTLCRNTRGIMFYSVPHRGSSCADINLPLLRQSVELTEVQLECPEVLSLHARFLSLIEKQHLRAEVFSFIETIQTFMSFLYITIVTMESADAGIGDMLGVPLDHRNICKPSSRQCILYRKLAELINRTA; translated from the exons AAGGACGTGGTACGTGGCCAGCTACGTGTCGCTGCTGCTGCGGCTGGTTGCCACCGCCTACTACGCCTGGCTGAGGAACCAGAGGCTCCTGCTGGACGGCTTCAGGCGGCAGCTGGTGCCTGCCATCTCCTCCCTCTCAG CAGTGACCAACCCGTCCAGCCGCGTGCTGCGGATGATGCGGCTGCGGGCGAAAGGCAGTTGCGACAGGCACGCGCAGAGACCCGGCAGCGAGAGACAGTCGCCGGAGAAGAGCGTCACGTGCAACGTGCTGCACGACCCGGGGACCCCCATCAGAGCAGACATCATCTTCATACACGGCCTGCATGGCTCGCTCGAGAAGACGTGGAAGCAAG GACTGTGGGACCCAGCGGTGGTTCAGCCGGTGCCCCTGGAGAGGCAGCAACCCCCGGGGGACGAGCACGCAGGGCCGCGCACGCTGATGCTGGACGTGCAGGGCCAGGAGACACGCCTGGCCAGCCTCATGAACGACCTGAGCCGCCAGAGTGCATCTCTGGCCACGGAGGAGCACGGCCCCTCTGCCTACTCGCCGTGCTGGCCCCGGGACTGGCTGCCTCTCGACTGCCCCGGGGTGCGTGTGATCGCGCTCAACTACACCACCGACCCCTTCCTGTGGCGCCCCCTCTGGGTCACCAAGAGGGTTAG GTCTGGCATGTTGGAGCGCAGTCGTGAGATGATGAGTCATTTGCGTGAGATCGGCGTTGGCAATAACCCCATCATCTGGGTGGGCCACTCCAAAGGTGGTGTGTTCGTCAAGCAAATCATTATTGATG CATTTGAGAGCAGCGAGGGAGAGGTGTCGACGCTGTGCCGCAACACGCGAGGCATCATGTTCTACAGCGTGCCCCACCGTGGCTCCTCCTGCGCCGACATCAACCTGCCGCTGCTCAGACAGTCGGTGGAGCTCACGGAGGTGCAGCTGG AGTGCCCTGAAGTACTGTCTCTACACGCCAGGTTCCTTAGTCTCATAGAGAAGCAGCACCTCCGGGCGGAAGTGTTCAGTTTCATTGAGACCATCCAGACGTTCATGTCTTTCCTCTACATCACCATCGTGACCATGGAGTCGGCAG ATGCTGGCATTGGAGACATGCTGGGAGTGCCTCTGGACCACAGAAACATCTGCAAACCATCCAGCAG
- the LOC134530640 gene encoding protein SERAC1 isoform X6: MSTTRTWYVASYVSLLLRLVATAYYAWLRNQRLLLDGFRRQLVPAISSLSAVTNPSSRVLRMMRLRAKGSCDRHAQRPGSERQSPEKSVTCNVLHDPGTPIRADIIFIHGLHGSLEKTWKQGLWDPAVVQPVPLERQQPPGDEHAGPRTLMLDVQGQETRLASLMNDLSRQSASLATEEHGPSAYSPCWPRDWLPLDCPGVRVIALNYTTDPFLWRPLWVTKRVRSGMLERSREMMSHLREIGVGNNPIIWVGHSKGGVFVKQIIIDAFESSEGEVSTLCRNTRGIMFYSVPHRGSSCADINLPLLRQSVELTEVQLECPEVLSLHARFLSLIEKQHLRAEVFSFIETIQTFMSFLYITIVTMESADAGIGDMLGVPLDHRNICKPSSRQCILYRKLAELINRTA; the protein is encoded by the exons AAGGACGTGGTACGTGGCCAGCTACGTGTCGCTGCTGCTGCGGCTGGTTGCCACCGCCTACTACGCCTGGCTGAGGAACCAGAGGCTCCTGCTGGACGGCTTCAGGCGGCAGCTGGTGCCTGCCATCTCCTCCCTCTCAG CAGTGACCAACCCGTCCAGCCGCGTGCTGCGGATGATGCGGCTGCGGGCGAAAGGCAGTTGCGACAGGCACGCGCAGAGACCCGGCAGCGAGAGACAGTCGCCGGAGAAGAGCGTCACGTGCAACGTGCTGCACGACCCGGGGACCCCCATCAGAGCAGACATCATCTTCATACACGGCCTGCATGGCTCGCTCGAGAAGACGTGGAAGCAAG GACTGTGGGACCCAGCGGTGGTTCAGCCGGTGCCCCTGGAGAGGCAGCAACCCCCGGGGGACGAGCACGCAGGGCCGCGCACGCTGATGCTGGACGTGCAGGGCCAGGAGACACGCCTGGCCAGCCTCATGAACGACCTGAGCCGCCAGAGTGCATCTCTGGCCACGGAGGAGCACGGCCCCTCTGCCTACTCGCCGTGCTGGCCCCGGGACTGGCTGCCTCTCGACTGCCCCGGGGTGCGTGTGATCGCGCTCAACTACACCACCGACCCCTTCCTGTGGCGCCCCCTCTGGGTCACCAAGAGGGTTAG GTCTGGCATGTTGGAGCGCAGTCGTGAGATGATGAGTCATTTGCGTGAGATCGGCGTTGGCAATAACCCCATCATCTGGGTGGGCCACTCCAAAGGTGGTGTGTTCGTCAAGCAAATCATTATTGATG CATTTGAGAGCAGCGAGGGAGAGGTGTCGACGCTGTGCCGCAACACGCGAGGCATCATGTTCTACAGCGTGCCCCACCGTGGCTCCTCCTGCGCCGACATCAACCTGCCGCTGCTCAGACAGTCGGTGGAGCTCACGGAGGTGCAGCTGG AGTGCCCTGAAGTACTGTCTCTACACGCCAGGTTCCTTAGTCTCATAGAGAAGCAGCACCTCCGGGCGGAAGTGTTCAGTTTCATTGAGACCATCCAGACGTTCATGTCTTTCCTCTACATCACCATCGTGACCATGGAGTCGGCAG ATGCTGGCATTGGAGACATGCTGGGAGTGCCTCTGGACCACAGAAACATCTGCAAACCATCCAGCAG